The following is a genomic window from Solanum lycopersicum chromosome 6, SLM_r2.1.
ATCAGAGAGTTCCTCTTGTAATTCTTGTTTGTGGTACTGCCTGTGTTGGGAAGTCTACTATTGCTACCCAACTCGCACAACGCCTGAACTTGCCAAATGTCTTGCAGGTATCTATTCCTTATaaatttcttggattttcttccatatttctttatttggaCTTCGAAGCATGTACTCCGTTGCTTTGTTATCCATTCATggcttttcattttttttaacagACAGAAATGGTTTATGAATTGTTGCGCACATCAACAGTGTACGTACTATCTCTGCAGATTGAATTCTtcagttttgatatattttagaCATTATGACATAAATAGATACTCAAACTTGGCCTTGGACGGTAAGTAAGCATTCCAACTTTGAGTATGCATATCTAGATACCTCAATCGTTCTCCATTGTGTCAGTTGAATACTCCAACGTACAAAATGATTATCATGACACCTTCAGAAATTATGTGTCACATCAGCTTCGGTCCAGGTGTCCACGAGACACAATGGGGATAAGCTGGAGCGTTTAGTTGCCAATTGAGATCATGTTGATGTGTCTAGATGTGCACTCTCAAAGTTGGAGTGCTTACTAATTTCTCGAGGCCAAGTTTGCGTGTTTGTTGTGTATTATGCCTTAGGAGTTTTTGCTGAGAATTCCATTATAGTGATATTCACTCTCCTTGTAAATATATGTCAGTGCACCTTTGATGTCTTCTCCAGTATGGACACGTGGCTTCAACTCACCGGAGGAGCTAATGACTGAATTTTGCAGAGAATGCAGAATAATATGGAAAGGTAATTCGAGACCTATCAGTATAAGTAGCTGATTCAGAGAATATCAAGGAATTTAATCCATATTTCCTCATTTGTGTAGGTTTGGCTGGTGATTTGAGAAAAGCAACGAAAGATGGCAAACCGATTATAATTGAGGTATCACAATTCGCCCAtgcttaattatttattaaagttcactttctgtttttcttttttcaattttttttgaactcTTTAATTGGTAAAGATGGAATACGAGTAGCATACAGTATTACAGTTGTTGATACCAGCTGATTTATATAGCACCAGCTTATTCAACAATTAAAAGCCGATAAGAAGTTCCCTTTCGCTGCTATATGCAATTTTCGAGAATAATATATAACATCAACTTGTTCAAAAATGAAGTTCCCTCTGGCCTCTACCTTCATTTTGCCAATTACGATTTGACCATCTAGTGATCTCTCTTTCATGGTAACAATGGCAGGGCATACATTTAGATCCTAGAATATTCATGATGGAAGAACATAAATTACTACCACCGCCCACTGTAGACTACGAAGAACTAAACTTTTCGAAGGTAAAagaccacaaggaaatacaaaGGGAAACTAATCACAGTATTGGACTTAGCAGTCAGAGTAATGGTAAAGATCGATATCCTGAGAATGTTAGTTCAGATGGAGAAGCTTCTGAGTCAGACCAGCTAGCAGATTTTCTAAAATCAATGGATATTGTCgagaaaatttatgaaaatacaGGTACGTCTTGCTGCAATATTTTcacttctccttttttttccttttaaaatattGGCAGAACCGGTGTCTCGTAACAAATTTTCTGGCCATGCTGGTGAAACAGTTAATGATTCAGGAGCAGATCAAAATCCTATTCACAGAAAACAAAGTTTGGGTGATCTGCCAATATTTGTTCCGATAGTTCTAAGGATGGCGGACTTTGATCATAAGGTGGTGTGATTTCTCTTAGTTTATTTCCCTTctagattaaaaaattatgacaagTGAATTAGAGTTCTTTACTACTGAATTTATGTTTGCTTCGTATTCTTCTTATACTTGAAGTCAAGGAGAACATGTCGTTGTCTTACATTTATAATCGTTCCCAATGGCCTTCCACATCTCTCCATATTGTAATTCTTGTTATTGATGTAATATGCAAGTAAAATAAGTCCTTTACATTATCTTATATTGAAATGTGTGACACAAAGGAATAGGAATGCTCCGTGATTTTCTGTTTTGGAGCTTAACTAATGGAGGAAGTTTCCTACTGTTAATCAATAACCAGGAATTTCTGGAGGAGCGGGTAGCTACTCGTACATTCACGGAGAAGGATCTTGACCAGGTTTTAAATGCTTTGATTCTTTCAATATAATTTGGTGCATGATCTTATCAGTCTCTGGTACATGTCCTTGTCACAAATTCTCTCTGTTGAAACTTTTACTGACATCTACTCTTACTGTCTTCACGAATGAGCATTTGATTTTGTAATTGATATTCATATGTAATTATGGGGCAGGTTCCCTCGATATTCATTTGATAGCGGTAGATTCTTCTTTCCTGAAAAAAAGACCGATAAACAAAAACGGAAACAGAAAATAACAGCAAAGATGGAGAATGATTGTCctacatttatatatttatgatgaAAATATGCATTCACATAGGGCATAGTGTATTTGTATGCTTGAGAGCATTTTCCTTTTTGCGTTTGTTGTTTAGCTGTTAATTCACTTTAGGAACTTTTTTCCAAGTCAAAGACAAAGTGATAACTAACTTGATGACTATTCAGGACTACCTGTGTTCCTTTACATCACAGGTATGATCAATGTGCTCGTTTTCTATTTGCTTCCGTTTGATATTCTTTATAGTGAAGATCCAATTATTATCCACAAACTTCATGATCCTGTGAACAGGGTTTGAATGTTGTTGACGTATCAGCTGCAACATTTCCACAGACACTGGATTGGCTGCATAATTATCTTCTTCAGGTAATTTTCTGCAGTATTATATATCCTTTTACAATGGTGTGTTTTGTTGGTTATATCACTGGTTGATTGTTGATTTCATTTGGAAAAGTTGCTCAGTTTATGTGTGAGGTGTAGGACCGGCTGGCAAATGAATTGGTTGTTCACAATAAATTTTCTTGTTACTACTTTTAGTGTCTCGAGCAAGGTTTCTAGGGGAAATCATGAGCAAAAATCCAGAGAGTTAACTACTAACCATATTCTTGATGAATAAGGTGCCGATTTAACTATTGTGTTTACTGCCTCGAGGATACACATACTTCTATTCTTTTACCTTACACTAGTGGTACTCTTTTAGCTCCCTCGATTAGAAGCTATCTCTGCTATCATGTTCTGGTGCATTCACCAAAGGAAATATCAccataaattagtaaaattaaccTTAGGCATGTTAGAAGTCCGAGGTGCTATAGTTTGACATGCGTTAAGTAACATCATCTTGCAATTTTTCGGTTAGCCAGATTATCTATGTATAAGTTTGGGCATGCATATTCATTTAAGACAACTTTAAATAGTAAACAGAAGTTCGACATCAATTactccaaggaagtaattggaCAACTATTGACTAAGTTAAACCTACATATAGGCTATGTATAGTGATAATGTGCTTGAAATGTTCTTCTTTGCTTTTAATCGAAATAGTGATCATAATTAATAatagatagtattaaataatattagtatttactgtgtactaatcctagtcctattaggattagtactccttaatcctagtcctattaggattagtactcctttctatatctcctatatatatcacccatgtattcccttattaggttaacacttcaatacaatcaatattccttcatggtatcaagagccagaaaacctagattttcttttatctaggtttttttctctctttagggcaccgatcgttccctctcttctcttgggcggcggcagccatgacaaccgaggtggatcttctcgattcacttccttctggcgttaaactccttctcaggcatcttcatgctctgattcccgaaaaattatcagacataaattaccctacatggaaaatcaccatTCTTACaacccttgaggccaattaccttctcaaatacgtcgatggaagcacagaaccgccgccgacagtcatcaccgccacagacaaatcagaaaaaaccaatccggcccatgccaCCTGGAAAGtcgtggatggccagatccgatcatgtttgattgcggtcatctctcccacggttcagaaacacgtccgatcctacacaactgcttcagccctgtggacggccctcgcaacatgctatgcatcaatttcccactctcatatttttcaattgcgtgatcatctccacacaattaccaaaggcacgaaaactatggcggagtatttagacgaggtctccaccatcatcacagcccttgacaccgtgaacgaaatcattcccgaaaaagatcttgtcatgtgcgtcgttcgggggctcccattagcttactcctccattaaacaggcggttcgcatcagtccaacgcccgttgacctggctactctctcctcgtggccaaaaagtgaagaaatcaacgtggatctggagagcaaacttcttctctaAGAAGCCGttgttatggagccggccaccgccctcaccgaAAGCTAGAACTATCGAGGGGGGCTTGGTGGCAGCCGGCAGGGGAGTCGCGGTAActacggcagaaacagcggaggccgcgggtgcggcggtcggcagggcagtcgtctgtcgtacgacggtcagcagcacggcagcaacaacagcctgcactccttcggcagcggcgggcagtcatcttccagcggcgggcagggcacttacgagcgggattgtccaacttgtcaaatctgtcagaaaacaggaAACACCactgttcgttgctggtttcggtatgaggagagccaaaatagtgataaccgtgccaattatacatctcaagccggcccctcctctgaatggctgttggatactggggccaacatgcacgttacttctgatctatccaagcttaacgctccaaatccatatcatggctccaatggtattactgttggcaacggtgagtcccttaatatatCTCACACtagcacgggtaccattaaaacccccaccgctatctttcacctaggtaaccttacccacgtctcttctattaaaaccaatctcctttcagttcaccaattcacaaaagacaataattgctcactcttgttcacctctaatgattttcagatcctagacaatactaccaagagggtgatttttcagggcccctgtaAGCATGGtgtgtacgttcttcctggcataAGTTCATTAcgcacccagtttcagaaagcgttcctgcGGCTCTGGTGGCTCTTTCGgatgatggccacagtctgttatggcacagtcgtctgggtcactcgtctactcaaataataaattctttaatgtctcaattaggtttttcttccattcatgtaaacaattgtgaatCCTCtgcaattgctaaatctcataaattaccttttactttatctgagaagcatacaactgcaccttttcaacttattcattctgacctatggggtcctactgctattccttcatttgctggttttcgctattatatttgttttgtggatgattttacaaaatacactttgttgtacccactaaaacacaaatcacaggcatacaccacctttgtcacttttgaaaaaatggtcaaaacacaattcaattctcatgttaaacttttatgaagtgacaatggaaaggaatatgtaaataacatctttggccagtttctgcaatccctgggaattatacatcaaacctcctatccatacactcccgaacagaatggggtggctgagcgtaagcatcgccatctcattgaaacggtggttactcttctacatcaatctcatctccctgtctccttttgggtagaatctctagccaccgcaaactacctcattaacagaatgcccagccacaccctctccaacaaatcaccctatcaactcctttaccaaaaacttcccaattataccaacctccgcgtctttgggtgtcttgcctacccttggctacgccctcatattactcacaaattacaaccccg
Proteins encoded in this region:
- the LOC101248109 gene encoding uncharacterized protein; translated protein: MSSPFIFKRNDSSKYDFVKVKVWLGDNDDRYYVLSRFLLTRMLTVTKIPNHVSLKIALDLKKLLVDNSLLDVSQADLETNLFKLMKRRGFGDEYIKRYKMMTRFHHQRVPLVILVCGTACVGKSTIATQLAQRLNLPNVLQTEMVYELLRTSTVAPLMSSPVWTRGFNSPEELMTEFCRECRIIWKGLAGDLRKATKDGKPIIIEGIHLDPRIFMMEEHKLLPPPTVDYEELNFSKVKDHKEIQRETNHSIGLSSQSNGKDRYPENVSSDGEASESDQLADFLKSMDIVEKIYENTVNDSGADQNPIHRKQSLGDLPIFVPIVLRMADFDHKEFLEERVATRTFTEKDLDQDYLCSFTSQGLNVVDVSAATFPQTLDWLHNYLLQVLENDSTRRLSNLPLK